Proteins encoded within one genomic window of Flavobacterium oreochromis:
- a CDS encoding endonuclease V: MNLAIDVYYPTNQAKAVGVLFNWEDEKPTKIIIETIQDVQEYESGQFYKRELPCILTLLKQVDLFQIDTIIVDGHVYVNNDKSFGLGGHLFQSLEEKIPVIGVAKKSFIHTDKVSFPIFRGESKNPLYISSIGINVEYAIEKVQNMRGNYRIPSIFKELDQITKSE, translated from the coding sequence ATGAACCTAGCTATAGATGTCTATTATCCAACCAATCAAGCAAAGGCTGTTGGTGTATTATTTAACTGGGAAGATGAAAAACCTACAAAAATAATTATTGAAACCATTCAAGATGTTCAAGAATATGAATCAGGACAATTTTATAAACGTGAATTACCTTGTATTTTAACTCTTTTAAAACAAGTTGATTTATTTCAAATTGACACAATAATCGTTGACGGACATGTATATGTTAATAATGATAAAAGTTTCGGATTAGGAGGTCATTTATTCCAATCTCTAGAAGAAAAAATACCCGTAATAGGTGTTGCTAAAAAATCTTTTATACATACTGATAAAGTATCTTTCCCTATCTTCAGAGGTGAAAGTAAAAATCCATTGTATATTTCTTCTATTGGAATCAATGTAGAATATGCTATTGAAAAAGTTCAAAATATGCGAGGAAACTATCGCATCCCTTCTATTTTTAAAGAATTAGATCAGATTACGAAAAGCGAATAA